One genomic region from Polyangiaceae bacterium encodes:
- a CDS encoding DUF2071 domain-containing protein, with protein MPQPGGKSASYSSRERALEWALLANFLIHGLALISMAALLLPTLPGGSEPDSAVRVATIAAHPWRFRLGWLPWQLCAAIDLWMAIAMLRTRWLPKLGTAWVLLFTLLAVLPDQYAQTVWVTRGVELAQTDRVAYFALERELFPLTAGWGAVCYTIAALGWTYCFARAGTWSRLLSVLSVPLWLAMGIAASSPVLPQSVRPSPQFISAANAVGFALLQVWLGLVTERVLLRARPDEPHGRLARWRYPGRGPVAWVANWLANSRFFGALLEPLPEAEMRSEITNVVYVNYLMRASDAKRLVPHGLELQRLGSGGEYALFTFLTYQHGHFGFAFMGPLRKLMPNPVQTNWRVHVYDPRTDYRGIYFLTNAIDAALPALAARLLTEGMPMHVLKQAEVRQADTALQVELDPGTGSAPDARLSLSPAEEPTWEGPWADCWPTFRAFLEYCVPQDRAMSSQPLKKRISRQEIDLGIPIDACEPMTGSVHSEAARRYLGDSADLTAPICFRVANVSFSFAIEAHDSYPLTLRGAELGSGDPASGRNQ; from the coding sequence ATGCCACAGCCTGGAGGGAAGTCTGCCAGCTACTCGAGCCGCGAGCGCGCGCTGGAGTGGGCGCTGCTGGCCAATTTCCTGATTCATGGCCTCGCGCTGATCAGCATGGCAGCGCTCTTGTTGCCCACGCTCCCCGGCGGAAGCGAGCCAGATTCGGCTGTGCGCGTCGCGACCATCGCGGCTCACCCCTGGCGTTTCCGCCTGGGCTGGCTGCCCTGGCAACTGTGTGCGGCGATCGACCTGTGGATGGCGATCGCGATGTTGCGCACGCGCTGGTTGCCCAAATTGGGAACGGCGTGGGTGCTGCTCTTCACGCTTCTCGCGGTGCTTCCCGATCAATACGCCCAGACGGTGTGGGTGACCCGCGGTGTCGAGCTGGCGCAGACCGACCGCGTCGCCTACTTCGCCCTGGAGCGCGAGCTGTTTCCCCTCACCGCGGGCTGGGGCGCCGTTTGTTACACGATCGCAGCGCTCGGCTGGACCTACTGCTTCGCGCGTGCTGGGACCTGGTCGCGGCTGCTCAGCGTGCTGAGCGTTCCGCTCTGGCTCGCGATGGGTATCGCGGCGAGCTCTCCGGTGCTGCCTCAGAGCGTGCGTCCGAGCCCCCAGTTCATTTCCGCGGCGAACGCCGTTGGCTTTGCGTTACTCCAGGTGTGGCTTGGGTTGGTGACGGAGCGCGTGCTGCTTCGAGCGCGCCCGGACGAGCCCCACGGTCGCCTCGCGCGCTGGCGCTACCCAGGGCGCGGCCCGGTAGCGTGGGTGGCCAACTGGCTCGCGAACTCGCGCTTCTTTGGCGCGCTGCTCGAGCCACTGCCGGAGGCGGAGATGCGCAGCGAGATCACCAACGTGGTCTACGTGAATTACCTGATGCGCGCCAGCGACGCCAAACGTTTGGTTCCCCACGGATTAGAGCTTCAACGCCTGGGATCGGGGGGTGAGTATGCGCTGTTTACGTTCCTCACGTATCAGCACGGACATTTCGGCTTCGCCTTCATGGGTCCACTGCGCAAGCTCATGCCCAACCCCGTTCAGACGAACTGGCGCGTCCATGTCTACGACCCGCGCACGGACTACCGCGGGATCTACTTCCTGACCAACGCCATCGACGCCGCGCTGCCTGCGCTGGCCGCGCGCTTGCTCACTGAAGGCATGCCCATGCACGTGCTGAAGCAGGCAGAAGTGCGCCAGGCCGACACCGCGCTCCAGGTCGAGCTCGATCCGGGGACGGGCTCTGCCCCCGACGCTCGGCTCTCGCTCAGCCCGGCAGAAGAACCCACATGGGAAGGCCCCTGGGCTGATTGCTGGCCGACGTTCCGCGCCTTCCTCGAGTACTGCGTGCCTCAAGACCGCGCGATGTCGAGTCAGCCACTCAAGAAGCGCATCTCGCGCCAGGAGATCGATCTGGGGATCCCCATCGACGCCTGCGAACCGATGACGGGCAGCGTGCACTCAGAAGCCGCACGGCGCTATCTCGGCGACTCTGCCGACTTGACCGCACCGATTTGTTTCCGCGTGGCAAATGTCAGCTTCTCCTTCGCCATCGAGGCTCACGACAGCTACCCCCTCACGCTGCGTGGCGCTGAGCTCGGCTCGGGGGATCCTGCGAGCGGTCGAAACCAGTAG
- a CDS encoding glutathione S-transferase family protein: MYKLHFHPFSQHSRRVVALLNAAGIEHELAMVDLIKGDNMQPSYLALNPNHKVPTLEDGDFRLYESNAILRYLCDKHDLSDWYPKDLKQRALVDQWLDWNQTRLAGPVFDVVFNKMFAGDKADKAAIERGEKTLVELAKILDDALAGKSFLVGDKPTIADLSVASNATQLQIGQSLPAGANIGAWLGRVMEIEGFRKAMPQM, encoded by the coding sequence ATGTACAAGCTACATTTCCATCCGTTTTCTCAGCACTCACGCCGCGTCGTCGCGTTGCTCAACGCCGCCGGCATCGAGCATGAGCTCGCCATGGTGGATCTCATCAAGGGTGACAACATGCAGCCGAGCTATCTGGCGCTGAACCCGAACCACAAGGTGCCCACGCTAGAAGACGGCGACTTCAGGCTCTACGAGTCCAACGCGATCTTGCGCTACCTGTGTGACAAGCACGACCTCAGCGACTGGTACCCGAAGGACCTCAAGCAGCGCGCCCTCGTGGATCAGTGGCTCGACTGGAACCAGACGCGCTTGGCAGGCCCCGTCTTCGACGTCGTCTTCAACAAGATGTTCGCCGGCGACAAGGCTGACAAGGCAGCCATCGAGCGTGGCGAGAAGACGCTGGTCGAGCTCGCCAAGATCCTCGACGACGCACTCGCCGGAAAGTCGTTCCTGGTTGGCGACAAGCCCACGATCGCGGACCTCTCCGTGGCGTCGAATGCGACTCAGCTCCAGATCGGTCAGTCGCTCCCAGCGGGCGCGAACATCGGCGCTTGGCTTGGGCGCGTGATGGAGATCGAGGGGTTCCGTAAGGCGATGCCGCAGATGTGA
- a CDS encoding MFS transporter yields the protein MSSSTPRQTHRPATVVALLFALFMAAMEMTVVSTAMPTVVGDLGGIRLYSWVFTAYMLAATVTVPIYGKLADLYGRKPIILFGVAVFLVGSVASGQARSIEQLIAFRALQGLGAGAMQPITMTIIGDLFDVERRAKIQGLFGGVWGAAGIIGPLLGGYIVSALSWRWVFYINVLPGIVCMAVLAFAYHESVEKRKRVFDVAGTLVLTAILLLLLAGSSGSAGGVVMLGIAGVLTAIFIGIEKRAAEPMLPIDLFSRRVMAVATVLGTLLGGAMIATVTFVPLHVQAVLGGSAKEAGRAITPMLIGWPVASAISGRLLVKVGFRPLILTGLCVLTVTSIGLALVLSPELSLTWISLATGLFGVGMGLANTALIIAVQSSVAWKQRGVATASTMFFRTIGGTLAVGALGAVIARELAKTPGVPVEAANALLGPEHGKNLAPEVLHSLAWALEDGLHTAFWAIAVLAVIAAVSGLFFPRIAVADHAEAEVRPQPDPRPQPDPQAALPSSPTAE from the coding sequence ATGTCCTCCTCGACCCCCCGTCAGACCCATCGCCCCGCCACCGTGGTGGCGCTGCTCTTCGCGCTCTTCATGGCGGCGATGGAGATGACCGTCGTCTCCACGGCGATGCCGACGGTGGTCGGCGATCTCGGCGGGATCCGGCTCTACTCGTGGGTGTTCACCGCCTACATGCTCGCTGCGACGGTCACGGTGCCGATCTACGGCAAGCTGGCGGATCTCTACGGCCGGAAGCCGATCATCCTGTTTGGTGTCGCGGTGTTCTTGGTTGGCTCCGTCGCGAGTGGCCAGGCGCGTAGCATCGAACAGCTGATCGCGTTTCGAGCGCTTCAAGGCCTGGGCGCCGGCGCCATGCAGCCGATCACGATGACCATCATCGGCGATCTCTTCGACGTCGAGCGGCGCGCCAAGATCCAAGGCCTGTTCGGCGGGGTGTGGGGCGCGGCGGGCATCATCGGGCCGCTGCTCGGCGGCTATATCGTCAGCGCGCTCTCGTGGCGCTGGGTGTTCTACATCAACGTGCTGCCTGGCATCGTCTGCATGGCCGTGTTGGCTTTCGCGTACCATGAATCCGTAGAGAAACGGAAGCGGGTGTTCGACGTCGCGGGGACGCTGGTGCTCACGGCGATCTTGCTGCTGCTCCTGGCTGGTAGCAGCGGCAGCGCCGGCGGCGTGGTGATGCTGGGCATCGCGGGTGTGTTGACCGCGATCTTCATTGGTATCGAGAAGCGGGCAGCGGAGCCGATGTTGCCCATCGACTTGTTCAGTCGCCGTGTGATGGCGGTGGCCACGGTGCTTGGCACCTTGCTCGGCGGCGCGATGATCGCGACGGTCACCTTCGTCCCGCTCCACGTGCAGGCGGTGCTCGGGGGCTCCGCAAAGGAAGCTGGGCGCGCGATCACCCCGATGCTGATCGGTTGGCCGGTGGCCAGCGCAATCAGTGGGCGCCTCTTGGTCAAGGTTGGCTTCCGTCCCTTGATCTTGACCGGGCTCTGCGTGCTGACGGTCACCAGCATCGGGCTCGCGTTGGTCCTCTCCCCCGAGCTCAGCCTCACCTGGATCAGCTTGGCCACGGGCTTGTTCGGCGTCGGCATGGGGCTCGCGAATACCGCGCTCATCATCGCGGTTCAGTCGTCGGTTGCGTGGAAGCAGCGGGGGGTCGCAACCGCGAGCACCATGTTCTTCCGCACCATCGGTGGCACGCTCGCGGTCGGGGCGCTGGGGGCGGTGATCGCCCGTGAGCTGGCGAAGACTCCGGGGGTTCCCGTCGAAGCAGCGAACGCCTTGCTGGGGCCGGAGCATGGCAAGAACTTGGCACCTGAGGTTTTGCACAGCCTCGCCTGGGCGCTCGAAGACGGCCTGCACACCGCGTTCTGGGCGATCGCCGTGCTTGCGGTCATCGCGGCGGTTTCAGGCCTATTTTTCCCGCGTATCGCCGTCGCGGATCACGCGGAAGCCGAGGTGCGTCCGCAGCCGGATCCACGGCCACAGCCAGATCCACAGGCCGCGCTGCCCTCTTCGCCAACTGCGGAGTAA
- a CDS encoding MATE family efflux transporter: MNQAGDSAAELTRGSVFRIAWPIILANAAVPLLGIADTAVIGHVGTTSALGAIALGALIFSFVYWSFGFLRMGTTGFVAQADGAGEPAEVRAVLGRALLLAGLIGVGLLLLQWPIAQLAWAVFSASPEVEGEAAQYFAARIWGAPAALGTFALMGTLIGLGKSRQLLVLQLLLNGLNITLDVTFAGVLGWGVRGIGLGTAVAEWVTLLASFWTVRSLLKAQHSDAEAFWSRARILDRSRLAEMFKANADIMLRTLFLLGGFAWFTDRSAKFGDTNLAANHVLLELVSFAAFFLDGYAFAAESLVGRAIGARSRRRFDAAALRSSELALVTSCALAAACWLGGELAVRSLTNIEEVRRTAATLVPLAALYILLSFAAFQLDGIFVGATRTRQMRNASVISMCVFVGSSWPMMQHYGNRGLWFAFIGYVVIRAVSLGAYLPGLRRAIDDRSDCSAANSLLT; this comes from the coding sequence GTGAACCAGGCGGGGGACAGCGCCGCCGAGCTCACTCGGGGCTCGGTGTTTCGCATCGCTTGGCCAATCATCTTGGCCAATGCGGCGGTGCCTCTCCTCGGTATCGCGGACACTGCGGTGATCGGCCATGTTGGCACCACCTCGGCGCTCGGCGCGATCGCCCTCGGGGCGTTGATCTTCAGCTTCGTCTATTGGTCCTTCGGCTTCTTGCGCATGGGCACGACGGGGTTCGTCGCGCAGGCTGACGGCGCCGGTGAGCCGGCGGAGGTGCGAGCGGTGCTCGGGCGCGCGCTGTTGCTCGCAGGGCTGATTGGCGTTGGGTTGTTGCTCCTGCAGTGGCCGATCGCCCAACTGGCGTGGGCGGTATTCAGCGCCAGCCCGGAGGTCGAGGGCGAAGCCGCTCAATACTTTGCCGCGCGGATTTGGGGTGCGCCGGCTGCTCTCGGCACCTTCGCGCTGATGGGTACCTTGATCGGCCTTGGCAAGAGCCGGCAGCTGCTCGTGCTTCAGCTGCTGCTCAACGGCTTGAACATCACCCTCGACGTCACCTTCGCTGGCGTGCTCGGCTGGGGCGTCCGAGGTATTGGGCTCGGCACTGCAGTTGCAGAGTGGGTGACCCTGCTGGCGTCGTTCTGGACCGTGCGCTCCTTGCTCAAGGCCCAACACAGCGACGCTGAAGCTTTCTGGTCCAGGGCGCGCATCCTCGACCGAAGTCGCCTCGCGGAAATGTTCAAGGCGAACGCGGACATCATGCTCCGCACCCTCTTCTTGCTCGGTGGCTTCGCGTGGTTCACCGATCGCAGCGCGAAGTTCGGCGACACGAACCTGGCGGCGAACCACGTGTTGCTCGAGCTCGTGAGCTTTGCTGCCTTCTTTTTGGATGGCTACGCATTCGCGGCAGAGTCGTTGGTGGGGCGCGCGATTGGGGCTCGCTCGCGCCGACGCTTCGACGCCGCTGCGTTGCGTTCGAGCGAGCTAGCGCTCGTTACCTCGTGTGCGCTGGCAGCAGCGTGCTGGCTTGGTGGTGAGCTGGCTGTGCGGTCGTTGACCAACATCGAAGAGGTGCGGCGCACCGCGGCGACCTTGGTCCCCCTTGCGGCGCTCTACATCTTGCTCTCCTTCGCGGCCTTTCAGCTGGACGGCATCTTTGTGGGGGCAACTCGCACCCGGCAGATGCGCAACGCGTCGGTGATTTCCATGTGCGTTTTCGTGGGCTCGAGCTGGCCCATGATGCAGCACTACGGCAACCGCGGCCTATGGTTCGCCTTCATTGGCTATGTCGTCATCCGCGCCGTTTCACTCGGCGCCTACCTTCCGGGCTTGCGCCGCGCAATCGACGATCGAAGCGATTGCTCCGCGGCAAACAGCCTCCTAACCTAG
- a CDS encoding glutathione S-transferase family protein: MSDATVTFYSNPRSRGRTIHWMLEEVEAPYDVKLLRFDKGEHKTPEFLALNPMGKLPTIVHRGVVVTESPAICAYLADAFPAAKLAPAVDSAERGAYYRWLFFGNGCLETAMVDKGLNRPEVERKGALGYGSFGDTINTLEQALSQGPYLLGEHFTAADVFMGSALGWGAMVGTIEPGKVFGAYLARLTERPAYKRAQEKLAELSKQLEG, from the coding sequence ATGTCTGACGCGACTGTTACGTTCTATTCCAACCCCCGCTCACGAGGGCGCACGATCCACTGGATGCTCGAGGAGGTCGAGGCGCCGTACGACGTCAAGCTCCTGCGCTTCGACAAGGGCGAGCACAAGACACCGGAGTTTCTCGCGCTGAACCCCATGGGCAAGCTGCCCACGATCGTGCACCGCGGTGTGGTGGTGACGGAGAGCCCTGCGATCTGCGCCTACTTGGCGGATGCTTTCCCTGCGGCAAAGCTTGCGCCTGCTGTGGACTCGGCGGAGCGCGGCGCCTACTACCGCTGGCTGTTCTTCGGCAATGGCTGCCTCGAGACCGCGATGGTCGACAAGGGCCTGAATCGCCCTGAAGTGGAGCGCAAAGGGGCGCTTGGCTATGGCAGCTTTGGTGACACCATCAACACCCTTGAGCAAGCACTCAGCCAGGGACCGTACTTGCTGGGCGAGCACTTCACCGCGGCGGACGTTTTCATGGGCTCGGCGCTCGGCTGGGGAGCGATGGTTGGTACCATCGAGCCCGGCAAGGTGTTCGGCGCCTACCTGGCGCGCCTGACGGAGCGCCCCGCCTACAAGCGGGCCCAAGAGAAGCTCGCAGAGCTAAGCAAGCAACTCGAAGGCTGA
- a CDS encoding cupin domain-containing protein has protein sequence MPVIQAPERCTHELPNAHFTSLATPSRGTQETALWRVQILPNTAPTPHALTREELFYVIAGEAKVVIAGETHSAKSGDVIVIPKDTLFALDNAGSSTLELLCCFPVGGQAKLDGKTFTPPWAE, from the coding sequence ATGCCTGTGATTCAAGCCCCTGAGCGATGCACCCACGAACTCCCGAACGCCCACTTCACCTCGCTGGCGACGCCGTCTCGAGGCACCCAGGAAACAGCGCTGTGGCGGGTGCAAATTCTCCCCAACACAGCTCCCACACCCCACGCCCTCACCCGAGAAGAGCTGTTTTACGTCATCGCGGGTGAAGCGAAGGTCGTCATCGCAGGAGAGACACATTCAGCGAAATCCGGTGACGTGATCGTGATCCCCAAGGACACGCTATTCGCCTTGGACAACGCCGGTAGCTCGACGCTCGAGCTGTTGTGTTGCTTCCCCGTTGGTGGACAAGCCAAGCTCGATGGCAAGACGTTTACACCGCCCTGGGCCGAGTAG
- a CDS encoding acyl-CoA dehydrogenase family protein codes for MDFQLSTKASELRDRIKGFVQDEIEPIERELLENRERHGDWRKWSVPPAVEVLKRKAREAGLWNLFLPEESGLSNVEYAPLAEEMGRSFLAPEVFNCNAPDTGNMEVLAKYGSEAQKAEWLEPLLKGEIRSAFCMTEPDVASSDATNMAATAVVEGDEVILNGKKWWSTGIGHPNCRVVIFMGVTDSGAHRHSRHSMVLVPLDTPGVEIQRMVPVFGEYDAPYGHGEIWFTNARVPKANLIAGPGRGFEIAQGRLGPGRIHHCMRCIGAAERALQLMIERGMQREAFGKALINLGGNRERIADLRIAIDQARLLTLYAAWKLDDVGALGALTEISAIKVVAPNVLQQVADEAIQLFGGAGVSEDVPLTALFAIGRVLRIADGPDAVHRGLIARMELMKYGSR; via the coding sequence ATGGACTTCCAGCTGAGCACCAAGGCCTCCGAGCTCCGGGATCGCATCAAGGGCTTCGTGCAGGACGAGATTGAGCCGATAGAGCGCGAACTGCTGGAGAATCGCGAGCGCCACGGTGACTGGCGAAAGTGGAGCGTACCGCCCGCGGTAGAGGTCCTGAAGCGTAAGGCGCGGGAAGCGGGCCTGTGGAACCTGTTTCTCCCCGAGGAATCAGGGTTGTCCAACGTGGAGTACGCGCCGCTCGCGGAGGAGATGGGCCGGAGCTTTCTCGCGCCAGAAGTCTTCAACTGCAACGCGCCAGACACTGGGAACATGGAGGTGCTGGCGAAGTACGGCAGCGAAGCGCAAAAGGCCGAATGGCTCGAACCGCTCCTGAAGGGGGAGATCCGTTCGGCGTTCTGCATGACCGAACCCGACGTCGCGTCCTCCGACGCGACGAACATGGCCGCAACGGCAGTCGTCGAGGGCGACGAGGTCATCCTGAACGGCAAGAAGTGGTGGTCGACCGGCATCGGTCACCCGAACTGCCGGGTCGTCATTTTCATGGGCGTCACCGACTCGGGCGCTCATCGCCACTCGCGTCACAGCATGGTACTGGTGCCCCTAGACACCCCCGGGGTCGAGATCCAGCGCATGGTTCCCGTGTTCGGCGAGTACGACGCACCTTACGGGCACGGGGAGATTTGGTTCACGAACGCGCGCGTCCCCAAGGCCAACTTGATCGCTGGTCCCGGGCGCGGCTTCGAGATCGCTCAAGGGCGCCTTGGCCCTGGTCGCATCCACCACTGCATGCGCTGCATCGGCGCCGCAGAGCGAGCGCTCCAGCTGATGATCGAGCGCGGGATGCAGCGCGAGGCGTTCGGCAAAGCGCTGATCAACCTAGGAGGGAACCGCGAGCGCATCGCGGACTTGCGCATCGCGATCGATCAGGCGCGCCTGCTGACGCTGTATGCCGCATGGAAATTAGATGACGTGGGCGCCCTAGGCGCGCTCACGGAGATCAGCGCGATCAAGGTCGTGGCCCCCAACGTGCTGCAGCAGGTCGCGGACGAAGCGATTCAACTATTTGGTGGCGCGGGCGTGTCTGAAGACGTGCCCCTGACCGCGTTGTTCGCCATTGGACGTGTGCTGCGCATCGCCGATGGTCCGGACGCCGTGCACCGCGGGCTCATCGCACGCATGGAGCTCATGAAGTACGGCAGCCGATAG
- a CDS encoding winged helix-turn-helix transcriptional regulator: MSKSASSTSYGDRQDVPIARLCAMAYRSLIDELHQRLVARGYKDVKRSYGFVLLPAREKNKTVNDVALEMGFTKQAASKLVEAMSESGYVKLVQNPDDARSKLLRLTPKGERLLGHVESIYRELEDEWAQVLGAKRLEGLRGDLERVLRARGEGALPGIRPAW; encoded by the coding sequence GTGTCCAAATCAGCCTCATCGACGAGCTACGGAGATCGCCAGGACGTCCCCATCGCCCGGCTGTGCGCCATGGCGTATCGCTCGTTGATCGACGAGCTGCATCAGCGCCTGGTTGCTCGTGGGTACAAGGACGTGAAGCGGTCCTACGGCTTCGTGCTACTTCCCGCACGGGAAAAGAACAAGACGGTCAACGACGTCGCGCTCGAAATGGGCTTCACGAAGCAGGCCGCCTCGAAGCTCGTCGAAGCCATGAGCGAGTCGGGCTACGTGAAGCTCGTGCAGAACCCTGATGACGCTCGCTCCAAGTTGCTGCGCCTCACGCCCAAGGGTGAGCGCTTGCTAGGCCACGTAGAGAGCATCTATCGCGAGCTCGAAGACGAGTGGGCTCAAGTGCTGGGCGCTAAGCGCTTGGAGGGGCTGCGCGGTGATCTCGAGCGCGTCCTCAGAGCGAGGGGCGAGGGGGCGCTGCCTGGCATTCGGCCCGCCTGGTAG